Proteins from a genomic interval of Shewanella seohaensis:
- a CDS encoding DUF3392 domain-containing protein, giving the protein MFDQLVAIIGHLGNMLRPWSFDIATAMVVCLILVFSADVNRILRRHLLGHSFILRTFVFIIVNAFGYGLLIVKATPWVARQIVAMPSHWMFLLIVAMFIFIGYWAQRNSQA; this is encoded by the coding sequence ATGTTTGATCAGTTAGTCGCCATTATTGGCCATTTAGGAAATATGCTTCGCCCTTGGTCCTTCGATATCGCCACGGCCATGGTCGTGTGTTTGATTTTAGTGTTTTCAGCCGATGTGAATCGTATCCTCAGACGGCATTTACTGGGCCATTCGTTTATCCTGCGAACCTTTGTTTTTATTATTGTGAATGCCTTTGGCTATGGGCTGCTTATCGTTAAAGCTACGCCTTGGGTGGCAAGGCAAATCGTTGCCATGCCATCCCATTGGATGTTTTTGCTGATCGTCGCCATGTTCATTTTTATCGGTTATTGGGCGCAGCGAAATAGCCAAGCCTAA
- a CDS encoding DMT family transporter, translating into MSQTAKPSGLIELHLAVLMFGGTALFSKLIPLSALDITFLRCVVAALVLALLIKFRGKYLSLASKQDYLVAIGLGVIVSLHWVTYFAAMQLSSVAIGMIAFFTYPVMTVIAEPLLTGNKIKLMDIISGVLVLIGVVLLIPEANLGNDTTLGIAVGIVSAMLFTARNLLQKRYFSQYSGPHAMFYQTLVAAVFLMPWHQTELQTISLETWGLIVLLGVVFTAAPHALFTSALRQLSAKTVGLVSCLQPFYGAMLALVILGEALNLNTLIGGTIIVATAIFETHQSHQSQRRKKNV; encoded by the coding sequence AATCCCCTTAAGCGCACTCGATATCACCTTCCTACGATGTGTTGTCGCGGCCTTGGTCTTGGCATTACTCATCAAATTCCGTGGTAAATACTTAAGCCTTGCCAGCAAACAGGATTATCTGGTTGCTATCGGCTTAGGTGTGATAGTCAGCTTGCACTGGGTCACCTACTTTGCCGCGATGCAACTCTCATCGGTCGCCATCGGCATGATTGCCTTCTTCACCTATCCAGTGATGACAGTCATTGCCGAGCCGTTATTAACAGGCAATAAAATCAAGCTGATGGATATTATCAGCGGTGTTTTAGTGCTGATAGGCGTAGTGCTATTGATCCCCGAAGCCAATCTTGGCAACGATACAACCTTAGGGATTGCGGTCGGGATTGTCTCGGCGATGCTATTTACCGCCCGTAACTTACTGCAAAAACGCTATTTTTCCCAATATAGCGGCCCCCATGCCATGTTTTATCAGACCTTAGTGGCGGCAGTGTTTCTTATGCCTTGGCATCAAACCGAGTTACAGACTATCTCCCTCGAGACTTGGGGCTTGATTGTGCTGCTCGGAGTGGTATTTACCGCCGCGCCCCATGCACTCTTCACCTCAGCATTGCGCCAATTAAGCGCTAAAACCGTCGGGTTAGTCTCCTGCCTACAGCCCTTCTACGGGGCCATGTTGGCATTAGTGATCTTAGGCGAAGCGCTGAATCTCAACACCCTGATAGGCGGAACCATCATAGTCGCCACCGCCATCTTCGAAACCCATCAATCCCACCAGTCACAACGGCGAAAAAAGAACGTCTGA
- a CDS encoding glycerophosphodiester phosphodiesterase: MLIFAHRGASGYVAENTLAAMAKAIELGATAIELDVHNVEGELVVFHDRRLDSKSSGQGIIHLVNKEYLGKITVKGEPIPTLWQVLELVAGRATINIELKGVNTVAPLLELYPKAIAELGFSAEQLLISSFNHPYLQQVKQALPQALVAPLLASIPLDGAAVVSELAAYSLHLDVSFISKSLVDDAHQRGAKVYVYTVDHGDDIHALKQLGVDGIFSNYPDRAMQALLQPTNTNYCGYFE; the protein is encoded by the coding sequence ATGCTTATTTTTGCTCACCGTGGTGCCAGCGGTTATGTGGCGGAAAATACCTTAGCCGCCATGGCCAAAGCCATTGAGTTAGGTGCCACAGCCATTGAGCTGGATGTGCATAATGTCGAAGGGGAGTTAGTGGTATTTCACGACCGCAGACTCGACAGTAAGAGCTCGGGCCAAGGTATCATCCACTTAGTCAACAAAGAGTATTTGGGCAAGATCACTGTCAAAGGTGAACCGATTCCCACACTCTGGCAAGTGCTCGAACTGGTTGCTGGCCGCGCCACAATCAACATCGAACTTAAAGGGGTGAATACGGTAGCGCCGCTACTCGAGCTTTATCCTAAGGCGATTGCCGAGCTGGGATTCAGCGCGGAGCAATTGCTGATCTCATCCTTTAATCATCCCTATTTACAGCAAGTCAAACAGGCGTTGCCACAGGCATTAGTGGCGCCCTTACTGGCCAGTATTCCCCTCGATGGTGCGGCGGTGGTGAGCGAGTTAGCCGCCTATTCCCTGCATTTAGACGTGAGTTTTATCAGCAAGTCCCTAGTGGATGACGCCCACCAGAGGGGCGCTAAGGTGTATGTTTACACTGTCGATCATGGTGATGATATCCATGCCCTTAAGCAGTTAGGGGTCGATGGTATCTTTAGCAATTACCCCGACCGTGCCATGCAGGCGCTGTTACAACCCACCAATACCAATTATTGCGGCTACTTCGAATAA